AGGGCCAGCGCGTCGTCGCCACCAACCGCCGGGCCCGGTTCGATTACGAGATCCTGGAACGGCTGGAGGCCGGCATCGTGCTGACCGGCTCCGAGGTGAAGTCCCTTCGGCTGGGCCGAGCATCGCTGTCGGAGGCGTTCGCCCGGGTGGACGGCAACGAGCTGTGGCTCGAGAACATGCACATCCCGCCGTATGAGCAGGGCGAGAAGCGGGGCTACGACCCCAAGCGGCGGCGCAAGCTCCTGTTGCACCGCAACGAGATCGACCGGCTGTTGGGCAAGACCGCGGAGAAGGGCCTGGCCCTGGTGCCGATCCGGGTGTACTTCGCGCACGGGCTGGCCAAGGTCGAGATCGGCCTGGGGCGCGGGAAGCGGGCCTACGAGAAGCGCCAGGCCACGCTGGAGCGTGAGCACCGCCGCGAGATGGAGCGGGCGACCTCCCGCCGGCGCTGAGCCGCGGCCCCGGACCACTGCCGATGGGGGCCTTGGGTAT
This genomic interval from Actinomycetota bacterium contains the following:
- the smpB gene encoding SsrA-binding protein SmpB produces the protein MPKAAEQGQRVVATNRRARFDYEILERLEAGIVLTGSEVKSLRLGRASLSEAFARVDGNELWLENMHIPPYEQGEKRGYDPKRRRKLLLHRNEIDRLLGKTAEKGLALVPIRVYFAHGLAKVEIGLGRGKRAYEKRQATLEREHRREMERATSRRR